A single Cottoperca gobio chromosome 7, fCotGob3.1, whole genome shotgun sequence DNA region contains:
- the col9a3 gene encoding collagen alpha-3(IX) chain: MTVFSALWVLLLCQLLTSSSAQRPGPRGAPGPAGPTGPPGRDGTDGKDGPAGLMGKSGPKGKAGISGEAGKPGLPGLPGVDGLTGPDGPAGKDGPGGEAGDSGPAGPPGSPGRGRPGAAGLPGTNGLPGGLGPQGAVGAEGIPGLPGPSGSDGPPGFPGTLHDLSGDLLCPAICPSGPSGPSGMPGFKGHTGHKGDKGELGKNGEKGDAGPSGPPGIPGTVGLQGPRGLRGLQGPMGSVGDRGLPGFRGKHGIAGIIGKTGDVGEHGPQGFRGPKGEIGKFGPKGGPGGSGPKGEPGIPGRDGKDGTPGLDGEKGDAGRHGVVGEKGPNGLPGLQGKGGSKGSKGGVGDPGKAGETGPSGEPGIPGDIGVPGERGIAGPRGVAGGIGLVGNSGPQGVKGFQGVNGALGDPGLPGPTGIRGEFGERGPVGAYGAKGDMGVAGSDGLPGENGEPGPFGPVGQKGESGTRGELGPKGVPGPQGELGARGPPGKTGVMGFQGEQGLPGISGKTGVPGKLTSEQHIRELCGSMIDDQIAQLAANLRRPLAPGMVGRPGPVGSSGKTGVAGSYGHPGSRGPPGYRGLPGELGDPGPRGQVGEQGDKGTVGKAVDGPAGDQGYQGLPGVAGIVKDGRDGSPGDPGEPGESGRVGRTGHLGTPGICDTSACQGASVAGKSSNPKNH, translated from the exons GGTCCCAAAGGGAAAGCAGGAATATCAGGGGAAGCAGGAAAACCAGGCCTGCCAGGACTTCCAGGAGTGGAC GGTTTGACAGGCCCCGACGGTCCTGCTGGGAAGGATGGACCCGGAGGGGAAGCA GGGGACTCCGGACCTGCCGGGCCGCCTGGATCTCCT GGCAGAGGGAGACCAGGAGCTGCA GGACTACCTGGAACCAACGGGTTGCCAGGCGGACTCGGACCCCAGGGTGCCGTG GGTGCTGAGGGTATTCCAGGACTTCCCGGACCTTCGGGCTCTGATGGACCACCA GGTTTTCCTGGTACTCTTCATGATCTTAGCGGTGACCTTCTG TGTCCTGCTATCTGCCCTTCTGGTCCCTCTGGTCCTTCTGGGATGCCAGGATTCAAG GGTCACACAGGGCACAAAGGAGACAAGGGAGAGCTTGGAAAGAATGGAGAGAAG GGTGACGCTGGTCCATCTGGCCCACCAGGTATTCCAGGGACTGTGGGTCTGCAG GGCCCACGTGGTCTCCGAGGTTTACAAGGCCCAATGGGATCCGTAGGAGACAGA GGCCTGCCTGGTTTCAGAGGCAAACATGGCATCGCTGGCATCATTGGAAAGACA GGTGATGTTGGAGAACATGGACCACAGGGATTCAGAGGACCCAAAGGAGAAATT GGTAAATTTGGTCCCAAAGGAGGTCCTGGAGGATCCGGACCTAAGGGGGAACCT GGTATTCCTGGCAGAGATGGAAAAGATGGCACACCAGGATTAGATGGTGAGAAG GGTGATGCTGGACGCCATGGGGTAGTTGGAGAGAAAGGACCAAACGGACTTCCT GGTCTACAAGGAAAGGGTGGTTCAAAGGGGTCTAAAGGAGGAGTt GGTGATCCGGGGAAGGCCGGGGAGACGGGACCCTCTGGAGAGCCAGGTATTCCT GGTGATATCGGCGTCCCAGGAGAGAGGGGGATAGCAGGACCCAGAGGAGTGGCT GGAGGTATTGGACTAGTGGGCAACTCTGGACCTCAGGGAGTGAAAGGTTTCCAG GGGGTGAACGGAGCGTTGGGGGATCCAGGTCTTCCAGGTCCAACTGGAATCCGTGGAGAGTTTGGTGAAAGG GGTCCAGTTGGAGCTTATGGAGCTAAAGGAGACATG GGTGTGGCAGGAAGTGACGGTTTACCAGGAGAGAATGGAGAACCT GGTCCTTTTGGCCCAGTTGGACAAAAAGGAGAG TCAGGAACGCGGGGGGAATTGGGACCTAAGGGCGTGCCAGGTCCACAAGGAGAGCTTGGGGCACGAGGGCCTCCAGGGAAAACCGGAGTAATGGGCTTCCAAGGGGAGCAGGGTCTGCCTGGAATTTCAGGAAAGACAGGTGTACCC GGTAAACTGACGAGTGAGCAGCACATCAGAGAGCTGTGTGGCTCGATGATCGATG ACCAGATTGCACAGCTGGCGGCTAACCTTCGAAGACCCCTGGCCCCTGGAATGGTGGGCCGCCCCGGCCCTGTAGGGTCTTCAGGAAAGACAGGAGTTGCTGGCTCTTATGGACATCCAGGTTCCCGTGGACCACCAGGGTACAGAGGTCTACCAGGAGAGCTTGGAGACCCCGGTCCCAGAG GTCAAGTTGGTGAGCAGGGCGATAAGGGAACTGTTGGCAAAGCTGTTGATGGGCCCGCTGGAGACCAAGGATATCAGG GTCTTCCAGGAGTAGCTGGAATTGTCAAAGATGGGCGTGATGGATCTCCAGGAGATCCAGGTGAGCCTGGAGAGTCAGGCAGGGTAGGTAGGACTGGGCACCTGGGAACACCTGGAATCTGTGACACATCAGCCTGCCAGGGAGCATCGGTCGCTGGAAAATCCTCCAACCCCAAAAACCATTAA
- the LOC115010715 gene encoding LOW QUALITY PROTEIN: transcription factor-like 5 protein (The sequence of the model RefSeq protein was modified relative to this genomic sequence to represent the inferred CDS: deleted 1 base in 1 codon) — protein sequence MSSIPSACNTLQVSPSSREHTCDPVGLILSQSGCLTHDHGPMLGPELGLMEMSEVEYTHLQHLIQTHVEAHIAPPDLLDARSHPSPTEMVKDATESTVLSPYMTSQAIDLSTSTDEHCQVMPGEKTPASYGDVPGFVLARVRGEDSPTANSSTSSQKRSRSAARVCLENRFNTMSADTPRQQDIQSAVLSNFWTILQQSVEAQEAAVHPQMHKWMKTDRANPFDVSSPFVGGAFNPVNMCEQVMGHIPHMVEPNKHPNPKSFSFNFCPERVVRKALFTSGCNSTEEQQLMNIENDVVTSAAFRKHGSTHSSQPIKAALSAPDSAGESGSSSKKRARAHMSLIQRKERHNSKERERRKRIRLYCDELNMLVPFCEVDTDKVTTLQWTTAFLTYINKTYGDTFKEEFQKAITDGKGHFLKSRPSSGQDTIHREMDEALSIPLTVEQ from the exons ATGTCATCCATTCCCTCAGCTTGTAATACCCTCCAAGTATCACCTTCATCCAGAGAACACACCTGTGACCCTGTTGGGTTGATTTTGAGCCAAAGTGGATGTTTAACACATGATCATGGTCCAATGTTGGGACCTGAGCTCGGCCTGATGGAGATGTCAGAGGTTGAATACACACACCTCCAGCACCTCATCCAG ACACACGTGGAGGCCCACATTGCCCCTCCAGATTTGCTAGATGCCAGATCTCACCCCAGTCCTACAGAGATGGTTAAAGACGCTACTGAATCCACAGTGCTATCCCCCTACATGACCTCTCAAGCTATTGACCTATCGACTTCAACTGATGAACACTGTCAGGTGATGCCAGGAGAAAAGACTCCAGCGTCTTATGGAGATGTCCCAGGTTTTGTGCTGGCCAGAGTCAGAGGTGAAGACAGCCCGACCGCCAACAGCAGCACATCTTCCCAGAAGCGATCCAGATCTGCTGCTAGAGTTTGCTTGGAGAATAGGTTTAACACCATGTCTGCTGACACCCCAAGACAGCAAGATATTCAGTCTGCAGTCCTCAGCAA tTTTTGGACAATACTTCAGCAGTCTGTAGAGGCTCAAGAGGCAGCCGTACACCCTCAAATGCATAAGTGGATGAAAACTGACAGAGCAAATCCTTTTGATGTTTCCAGCCCATTTGTAGGCGGTGCATTTAATCCTGTCAACATGTGTGAACAA GTGATGGGCCATATTCCTCACATGGTTGAACCTAACAAGCACCCCAACCCCAAGagtttctcatttaatttctgCCCGGAGAGGGTTGTTAGAAAAGCTCTCTTTACAAGTGGCTGCAACTCAACAGAGGAGCAGCAGTTGATGAACATAGAAA aTGATGTGGTGACATCTGCTGCCTTCAGGAAGCATGGTAGCACCCACAGCTCTCAACCCATCAAGGCTGCTTTGTCTGCGCCAGACTCCGCTGGTGAATCAGGGAGCAGCTCCAAGAAAAGAGCTCGAGCTCATATGTCACTTATTCAGCGCAAGGAGAGACACAACAGTAAAGAGAGGGAACGCAG GAAGAGGATCCGTTTGTACTGCGATGAGCTGAACATGCTGGTGCCATTCTGTGAGGTGGATACTGACAAAGTCACCACTCTGCAGTGGACCACTGCCTTCCTCACATACATCAACAAAACATATGGAGACACCTTTAAAGAA GAGTTTCAGAAGGCAATCACTGATGGGAAAGGACACTTTCTAAAATCCAGACCTTCTTCAGGCCAGGACACAATCCACCGGGAGATGGACGAGGCACTGAGCATTCCTCTTACGGTAGAGCAATGA